Proteins found in one Acidobacteriota bacterium genomic segment:
- a CDS encoding aminotransferase class V-fold PLP-dependent enzyme, with amino-acid sequence MTDSAATERTGAVYLDCAATCPLDPRVAAELRRFSEAEFGNAGSRTHDFGRLARQAVERARAHVARVVDAGRNEVVFTSGATEANNLAILGLEAFGRTHGRKHLVSTRIEHHAVLEPLRALAERGFELTLVQPEPGGWVDVGRVADAVRPDTLLVSVMQVNNETGVVQPVDAIADRLEDAGSEAFLHVDAAQGFGKAIEPLRSKRIDLISISAHKICGPKGIGALIARRRGTDKPPLTPLLHGGGQEMGLRPGTLPVALIAAFGRAAEIALEEQAARRDAAAAFERRLLDGLAPLAPRVNGDPERRIPYILNLWIPDWDKEGLIEAWAPFAAISDGAACTSQSYTCSHVLAAMGVEGQAETGAVRLSWCHLTEEPDVAAMVRACRPGGRRTGRRTSGTTGGLSERVAAGRPS; translated from the coding sequence GTGACTGATTCTGCCGCGACGGAACGGACGGGGGCAGTCTATCTGGACTGCGCCGCCACCTGCCCGCTGGATCCGCGGGTAGCCGCGGAGCTGCGGCGATTCTCCGAGGCGGAGTTCGGAAACGCGGGCAGCCGGACGCACGACTTCGGGCGGCTCGCCAGGCAGGCGGTCGAACGGGCGCGGGCGCATGTCGCGCGGGTCGTGGACGCGGGCCGGAACGAGGTGGTGTTCACGAGCGGCGCGACGGAGGCGAACAACCTCGCGATCCTGGGCCTTGAAGCGTTCGGACGGACGCACGGTCGGAAGCACTTGGTCAGCACGCGGATCGAGCACCACGCGGTGCTGGAGCCGTTGCGGGCCCTCGCCGAGCGCGGATTCGAACTGACGCTGGTCCAGCCGGAGCCGGGAGGCTGGGTCGATGTCGGCCGCGTCGCGGATGCGGTTCGTCCGGACACGCTGCTCGTGTCGGTGATGCAGGTGAACAACGAGACCGGCGTCGTGCAACCGGTTGACGCAATCGCGGATCGGCTGGAGGACGCCGGGTCGGAGGCGTTCCTGCACGTTGACGCGGCGCAGGGGTTCGGCAAAGCGATCGAGCCGCTACGGTCGAAACGGATCGATCTCATCAGCATCAGCGCGCACAAGATCTGCGGGCCGAAGGGCATTGGCGCGCTGATCGCCCGGCGGCGGGGAACCGACAAGCCGCCGCTCACGCCGCTGCTGCACGGGGGCGGGCAGGAGATGGGGCTGCGGCCCGGCACGTTGCCGGTCGCGCTCATCGCCGCGTTCGGCCGCGCCGCCGAGATCGCGCTCGAAGAGCAGGCGGCGCGTCGTGACGCTGCGGCGGCGTTCGAACGGCGCCTGCTCGACGGACTCGCGCCGCTTGCGCCGCGCGTGAACGGCGATCCGGAACGCCGGATCCCGTACATCCTGAACCTGTGGATCCCGGACTGGGACAAGGAAGGCCTGATCGAGGCGTGGGCGCCGTTCGCGGCGATTTCGGACGGCGCCGCCTGCACGTCGCAGTCGTACACGTGCAGCCATGTGCTGGCCGCGATGGGGGTCGAGGGGCAAGCGGAGACGGGCGCGGTCCGGCTGTCGTGGTGTCATCTGACGGAGGAGCCGGACGTGGCGGCGATGGTGAGGGCTTGCCGGCCTGGAGGCCGGCGCACCGGCCGGCGCACCAGTGGGACCACGGGCGGGCTCTCCGAGCGCGTTGCGGCGGGCAGGCCATCATGA
- a CDS encoding lipoate--protein ligase family protein, with protein MELTDLGVVPAATGLREEREILASVERVQCAGVHAGDTPSGAGGGEHLLIWEAAHPTVVLPRNGSADAWAYVDACAARGVPILRRESGGGAVVLGPGCLNFALILSLDARPALADVAGSYETLLGAVVNALAIPAVTIQSTDLALGNLKFAGHAQRRLRNTLLHHGTILYGFDLDLIDAVLPEPPQHPAWRGSRQHREFITNVPLHRADLMARFQRLSRAHGT; from the coding sequence ATGGAGCTGACCGACCTCGGGGTCGTGCCAGCCGCCACGGGGCTGCGCGAGGAACGGGAGATCTTGGCGAGCGTCGAGCGCGTCCAGTGCGCGGGCGTGCATGCCGGCGACACGCCAAGCGGTGCTGGGGGAGGGGAGCACCTGCTCATCTGGGAGGCTGCTCATCCGACCGTCGTCCTGCCCCGCAACGGTTCCGCGGACGCTTGGGCGTACGTCGACGCCTGCGCGGCCCGCGGCGTGCCGATCCTCCGCCGCGAATCCGGTGGGGGAGCGGTCGTGCTCGGCCCCGGCTGCCTCAACTTCGCGCTAATTCTCTCCCTCGACGCACGCCCCGCGCTCGCCGACGTCGCCGGTAGCTACGAAACGCTACTCGGTGCCGTGGTCAATGCGCTCGCCATTCCTGCCGTCACCATCCAGTCGACCGACCTCGCGCTCGGCAACTTGAAGTTCGCCGGCCACGCCCAGCGACGTCTCCGTAACACCCTGCTTCACCACGGCACCATCCTCTATGGCTTCGACCTCGACCTGATCGACGCGGTTCTGCCCGAACCGCCGCAGCACCCGGCCTGGAGAGGCTCGCGCCAGCACCGCGAGTTCATCACGAACGTCCCCCTCCATCGCGCGGACCTCATGGCCCGCTTTCAACGGCTGTCGCGGGCGCACGGCACTTAA
- a CDS encoding radical SAM protein yields MVVALARRMLTEPDPRALRKLVWNMGVKGVRSVQRYKQRLKRGEHFPPFLFISVISGCQLRCQGCWVDVEAPSRKIELDELNRIVGDAKAHGNSYFGILGGEPLMHPELFDLFAAHPDCYFQLFTNGHLIDDARAAELRRLGNVTPLVSIEGTSVVSDERRGRAGVLDKSIAGLEACTRNRLVTGVATSVCKTNIDDLVQEKWLRRLIGMGVHYAWFHTYRVTGPKPSVELALDPEEVLRVRRFIVEMRARLPIAIVDAYWDDEGQALCPMATGVSHHISPYGDIEPCPIIQFATESVYDRPSLFETMTQSAFLKDFRETAAATTRGCIVLERPDLVRELVDRHGARDTTQRQTAAAELSALTGRGSQHVPGQEIPEEHWAYSFAKKHWFFGFGAYS; encoded by the coding sequence ATGGTGGTCGCCCTCGCCCGCCGGATGCTGACCGAGCCCGATCCGCGGGCGTTGCGCAAGCTCGTCTGGAACATGGGCGTCAAGGGCGTCCGCTCCGTCCAGCGCTACAAGCAGCGGCTGAAGCGCGGCGAGCACTTCCCGCCGTTCCTTTTCATCTCCGTCATCTCCGGCTGCCAGTTGCGGTGCCAGGGCTGCTGGGTCGACGTCGAGGCGCCGAGCCGCAAGATCGAGCTGGACGAGCTGAACCGGATCGTCGGTGACGCGAAGGCGCACGGCAACAGCTACTTCGGCATCCTCGGGGGCGAGCCGCTGATGCACCCCGAGCTGTTCGATCTCTTCGCCGCGCATCCGGACTGCTACTTCCAGCTCTTCACCAACGGCCACCTGATCGACGACGCGCGGGCGGCGGAGCTGCGCCGCCTCGGCAACGTGACGCCGCTCGTCAGCATCGAGGGAACGTCCGTCGTGAGCGACGAGCGGCGCGGACGCGCCGGCGTCCTCGACAAGTCGATCGCCGGCCTCGAGGCGTGCACGCGGAACCGCCTGGTCACCGGCGTGGCGACCAGCGTCTGCAAGACGAACATCGACGACCTCGTGCAGGAGAAATGGCTGCGCCGCCTGATCGGGATGGGCGTCCATTACGCCTGGTTCCACACCTACCGGGTGACGGGACCCAAGCCGTCGGTGGAACTGGCCCTCGATCCGGAGGAGGTGCTGCGCGTCCGGCGGTTCATCGTGGAGATGCGGGCCCGGCTCCCGATCGCCATCGTCGACGCCTACTGGGACGACGAGGGGCAGGCGCTCTGCCCGATGGCGACCGGCGTCAGCCACCACATCAGCCCCTACGGCGACATCGAGCCGTGCCCGATCATCCAGTTCGCGACCGAATCGGTCTATGATCGCCCGAGCCTTTTCGAGACGATGACGCAATCCGCCTTCCTGAAGGACTTTCGCGAGACGGCGGCCGCTACGACGCGCGGCTGCATCGTGCTGGAGCGGCCCGACCTGGTGCGCGAGCTGGTCGACCGCCACGGGGCGCGCGACACGACGCAGCGGCAGACGGCGGCGGCCGAATTGTCCGCCCTGACCGGCCGCGGCAGCCAGCATGTCCCCGGGCAGGAGATTCCGGAGGAGCACTGGGCTTACAGCTTCGCGAAGAAGCACTGGTTCTTCGGATTCGGAGCCTATAGCTGA
- a CDS encoding glycine cleavage system protein H, translating into MTPRRPAGEVLRYKRSRFATRLPKHYRYTRAHYWLHRESDDGPWRIGLTTFATRMLGDLVECNFALAAGDPVRVGQPIGTIEGFKAISDLYAVAEGRFAGANGALDMDITLVESAPYADGWLYAVDGAADPDSLDVEGYVSVLDATIDRMLAARGEGDPDA; encoded by the coding sequence ATGACGCCGCGCCGTCCCGCCGGCGAGGTGCTCCGCTACAAGCGCTCCCGCTTCGCGACCCGCCTCCCGAAGCACTACCGCTACACGCGAGCCCATTATTGGCTGCACCGCGAGTCGGACGACGGCCCGTGGCGGATCGGCCTGACTACGTTCGCCACGCGGATGCTGGGCGACCTAGTAGAATGCAACTTTGCGCTGGCGGCGGGCGACCCGGTCAGGGTCGGCCAGCCCATCGGCACCATCGAGGGATTCAAGGCAATCTCGGACCTGTACGCCGTGGCGGAGGGACGCTTCGCCGGGGCGAACGGGGCGCTCGACATGGACATCACGCTGGTCGAATCGGCGCCTTACGCGGACGGCTGGCTGTATGCCGTCGACGGCGCCGCCGACCCCGACAGTCTGGACGTGGAAGGCTATGTCTCCGTCCTCGACGCCACGATCGACCGGATGCTGGCGGCCCGGGGCGAGGGGGATCCCGATGCCTGA
- a CDS encoding cobalamin biosynthesis protein P47K, with product MVGGFLGAGKTTAILRLAHHLTDAGQRVGLITNDQSVGLVDTTLARAEGFPVEEITGGCFCCRFNTLMDAADKLTADARPDVFIAEPVGSCTDLRAAVSYPLRRMYGDAFEIAPLSVLVDPIRALRILELEPGRSFSEKVRYVYDRQLAEADVIVVNKTDIVDGGRLASLRQGLAERYPQAEVIAMSAREGDGVAGWFDRVTGGALGLDASPDVDYETYAEGEALLGWLNATVRVTAGAPFDGNALLRELAGRIAVTVGAGEIAHLKMTLTAEELPSDIAVLNLVAGDRGAEMAHTLKAPIDAGELILNLRAEADPELLHDAALAALRGWEAEAAGRRAAVDHIEHFRPAKPEPTYRMATATA from the coding sequence ATGGTGGGGGGCTTTCTCGGCGCCGGCAAGACGACCGCCATCCTGCGCCTCGCCCACCACCTGACCGACGCTGGCCAGCGCGTGGGACTGATCACGAACGATCAGAGCGTCGGGCTGGTCGACACGACCCTGGCCCGGGCCGAGGGCTTCCCGGTCGAGGAGATCACCGGCGGCTGCTTCTGCTGCCGCTTCAACACGCTGATGGACGCGGCGGACAAGCTGACCGCGGACGCTCGCCCGGATGTCTTCATCGCCGAGCCGGTCGGCAGTTGCACCGACCTGCGCGCCGCCGTGAGCTACCCGTTGCGCCGGATGTACGGCGACGCCTTCGAGATCGCTCCGCTCAGCGTCCTGGTCGATCCCATTCGCGCCCTCCGCATCCTGGAGCTGGAGCCGGGCCGCTCGTTCTCAGAAAAGGTGCGCTACGTCTACGACCGGCAGTTGGCCGAGGCGGACGTAATCGTCGTCAACAAGACGGACATCGTGGACGGCGGACGTCTGGCCAGTCTCCGGCAGGGGCTCGCGGAGCGGTATCCGCAGGCGGAAGTAATCGCCATGTCCGCCCGCGAAGGCGACGGCGTGGCCGGCTGGTTCGACCGGGTGACGGGCGGCGCGCTCGGTTTGGACGCCTCGCCCGACGTCGACTACGAGACCTACGCGGAGGGCGAAGCGCTGCTCGGCTGGCTGAACGCGACGGTGCGCGTGACCGCGGGTGCGCCGTTCGATGGCAACGCGCTGCTGCGGGAGCTGGCCGGCCGGATCGCGGTCACGGTCGGCGCTGGCGAGATCGCCCACCTGAAGATGACGCTGACGGCGGAGGAGCTGCCCTCCGACATCGCCGTCCTGAACCTGGTGGCGGGCGACCGCGGGGCGGAGATGGCGCATACGCTGAAGGCGCCGATCGACGCGGGCGAACTGATCCTGAACCTCCGGGCCGAGGCGGATCCGGAACTGCTCCACGACGCCGCGCTTGCCGCCCTCCGCGGGTGGGAAGCCGAGGCCGCGGGCCGTCGCGCGGCAGTCGATCACATCGAGCACTTCCGTCCCGCGAAGCCGGAGCCGACGTACCGGATGGCGACCGCCACCGCCTGA
- a CDS encoding ferredoxin family protein, with amino-acid sequence MSGAGALSLPVLQVALYEGRGAEPIDAGRRFALMGALLDRGYRVTRVTEGAAARADDGNALAVLGRFSDEKPADALGTDGGGRVWFRDIGDHTPDAVIAQVEAIRAECDAREPGGWKPWFPVIDFDRCTNCMQCLSFCLFDVYGVSKQGQIQVQNHDNCKTDCPACSRVCPEVAILFPKYRHGPIHGGEVNTDDVRREAMKVDISALLGGDIYAALRDRSAKAKSRFSKERDEERALKERQKCLVKLQANLDIPTEVLASLPTLDEIQAKAEAAKRRAEEAVEANLAAGRAGGETAGARQES; translated from the coding sequence ATGAGCGGCGCCGGCGCGCTCTCGCTGCCCGTCCTGCAGGTGGCGCTCTACGAGGGGCGCGGGGCCGAGCCGATTGACGCCGGGCGACGCTTCGCGCTCATGGGCGCCCTGCTCGATCGCGGCTACCGCGTGACTCGCGTCACGGAAGGGGCCGCCGCGCGCGCCGACGACGGCAACGCGCTCGCCGTCCTCGGCCGGTTCAGCGACGAGAAGCCGGCCGACGCGCTCGGCACGGACGGCGGCGGCCGCGTCTGGTTCCGGGACATCGGGGACCACACGCCGGACGCCGTGATCGCGCAGGTCGAGGCGATCCGCGCCGAGTGCGACGCCCGCGAGCCGGGGGGCTGGAAGCCGTGGTTCCCGGTCATCGACTTCGACCGCTGCACCAACTGCATGCAGTGCCTCAGCTTCTGCCTCTTCGACGTGTACGGCGTTTCGAAGCAGGGGCAGATCCAGGTCCAGAACCACGACAACTGCAAGACCGACTGCCCCGCCTGCTCGCGCGTCTGCCCGGAGGTGGCGATCCTCTTCCCGAAGTATCGCCACGGCCCGATCCACGGCGGCGAGGTGAACACCGACGACGTGCGGCGCGAGGCGATGAAGGTGGACATCTCCGCCCTCCTCGGCGGCGACATCTACGCCGCGCTGCGCGACCGGAGCGCGAAGGCGAAGTCGCGCTTCTCGAAGGAACGGGACGAGGAGCGCGCGCTGAAGGAGCGGCAGAAGTGCCTCGTCAAGCTGCAGGCGAACCTCGACATCCCGACCGAGGTACTGGCGAGCCTGCCGACCCTCGACGAGATCCAGGCCAAGGCGGAAGCCGCGAAGCGCCGCGCGGAAGAGGCGGTGGAGGCCAATCTGGCCGCCGGCCGGGCCGGGGGCGAAACGGCCGGGGCCCGCCAGGAGTCCTGA